Below is a genomic region from Brassica rapa cultivar Chiifu-401-42 chromosome A08, CAAS_Brap_v3.01, whole genome shotgun sequence.
TCAAGATTTTTCAAATGGATTATTTGGACGTGGAAACTTCATATCAACGTCCAAAGGAGCTCCACTACGACCACTACCATTTACGTTGCTCACATTGCCTCCACTGACGCCAAGAAAGTCCAAAGTCAACCTATCAGAGCCTCCCATGCTAAGATTGTTTCCAAAATGAAGGTCGAAAAGACTGCTACCGGACCGGCCTTGATGATCTGTTGTCGCAGCTAGAGAGTTCATCAGACCTTGAAAGTTTCCATTATCACTATCTCCAAAGTCATTAACGACCGCacttgaagaagatgaagaagttaaccCTCTAAGCAAAGCAGATGGATCGTTGTTATCAGCATTGGTGAAAAGAGAAGGGACACTTGTATgatcagtgttcttggtgttgtCTTGAAAGTATCCGAGGTTGAACAAGctgttgttattgttgttgttgttgatgttaTCACCGAGGCTGATCAGACCGTGCTGGTTCATGAGTGTCTGATCGTTCTGCGACAAGAATCCTTGGTTCGAAGGGCATTGCATGAGAAAATTGGTAGGACCGGGATTAGGGTTTGAGGACTGAGGAAGGAAGGCTTCAAACTTTTCGGTAGATGAACGGTTAAGATTGTAACCTGCAGCTAGAGGGGCAAAACTAGTGTTTGAGTTGTTACCGAAATGGTTGTGAGAGAGAGCAGAAGCAGCACTGCCGTAAAATCCAGGTCTACTGCCACCTCCACCAGCAGCTGCTGCCATTGCCGTGAAGCTCACGGTAGGGTTTCTTGTTGATTCCTGTATTAATGCATCACAGAACGCCCTATGCGTAATGTAACTATCTCTTCTGCCATAACACCCCAAAAAATGTATTAAGGTTAATATTACAAATTATGTAAACTAATgcacaaattaaaaaagaagaagaatattttaaccaaaaccaatataataaaatatataaaaccctagagatgtgaagtgttcATCAACTACTCCTATATCACACTGACCACAATATTCATTAATTAAACAATGAAACCAACCACTCTTATACATAAAGCACCTATACATAATCTAAtaactaaatttatattatgaagAAAGAAAATGGAAAGAGAAATAGGGAGAGGCCCACAAGAAGAGGAGGTACATGGAAAGAGGAACCTGCaaaggtgaagaagaagaaaacaaaaatgggAATGCATAGAAACAAATCCAACTCACATGTGACCAAATTTAgcatcttttatttttctcctATCCCACTCACTATCTTCCTCACTTACTCTATTCATCAGCAACCAAACAAATAGATTGATGGATCCTATgtgtatatatgcatatatgttCATGTCCCCATGTAGGAACTATGATGTTCCGTGACCAATATAGATGATGATATCTATATGCATAGATTTCATTCACATGTCAATATGCATATAAAGTTTACATAATCATAAGTTAGAATTTTACTATTCACTGACCGACATAATTTTTAACTGGAATCTCAAGTAGAAGCCTAGAGTAGTAACctttaaaatttagtaaaaattgCTTTCAGGTTTGAACATAAAATGAAACCGCTAGAATATAACGTACGGAGTAACCAACACGTTTTTGAATGTTTATTATCATATGTTATTTTCACAGTCTAGTATGTATAACCGATTCTCATTTGATATTACTGAAAGCAAAttatcaaaaaagaagaaaaaagtttATTGAAAATGGAACCAAGAAAGACGATATGTAGTTTACCTAGAGAAGATGGTACCACAGTCACAGCGATACTCTTTGGTACCACAAGTCTTAGAGTGAGCTTTCCAATCAGATTGAACAGCGTAACGCTTAGAGCATTTCTCGCATTTAAACTTCTTCTCACCGTGCTTCCGGTAATAATGCTTCTTAATACCGGTGAGGTCTCCGAGAGCACGTGACGGGTCATGGTGGACGCACGTGGGCTCCGGACACAGATACACCTTCCTCCTGATCACTTCTTGTTTAGACTTTTGTTTCAGCTTCCATGGAAGGTTGTGTCCTCTCCGGTGAAGCTGTAGATTCTGTTCTCTTTGAAACCCTTTGTTGCATACTTCACATAGGAATCTGTTCGTCGCCATTATTGTCTTTGGAGATAACGCTATCACTTCAGCATCTGGATCTgttcaatttaaaataaaaatagactCAATTATACATAATAAGCAAATTGATAGACTAATGAATCTTCTTGTAAAAATTGTTGAATAGAGATCACAAGCAATTCCAAATAATTAATATACAATCTATCAGATCGAATGATGATAATCTTGATTCTTAATATACAAAGAAAATTGAATTAAATCTAAGGAAAGTTATTCACtaatgattattattattattttttttttggaatttggAACACAAacgtataatatatgtttatgtttaacaacatatattaaatagatttaCTTGGGTTTCCGGGTTGGTTTCTTCGTTTCTTGGGTGGTGGTAGTGGAGCAACGGAGTTGGGTTGTTGAATCATCGTCATCGCCGTCTCTTCACGGTTAGAGTTGTTTGCTCCGGTGGCGGCGCTGACCAGGAGGAAAGACTGagtggaagatgatgaaattGAGTTGTTGTACGATGAAGACATCTCCTCAGAGTCTCCTTTTGCTAAATCTACAAAgatccataaataaaataatttaaaaaatgacAGAGAAGAAAGAAATGAAAATATGATTCACAAGAAAACGAAAGCAAAGAATTAGAAGAACAGGAAGAAGCCATAGATATTGACGacatgaaaagaagaaaaaaaaatcactagAAGACATTTACGAGAACAAAGAGAACAAGTATAAATCCAAAGAGTTAGATTAAGTTTGTAGTTTTTTGAAAGAAGACATAGTATGAGTTGTTTTTTTATTGTACTAAGTCTTTGAGATGCAGAGAaagaaaccaagaagaaaaagGTCAACAAAAAGCTAAAACTCAGAGACAAAGAAAGAAACCAAGTAGGTGATGATGATACTGttagaggatgaagaagaagaaaccgtatgcaaatatatatatgatatatatacaaatacacACACCTCAAAAAAACcctatctttctctctctttctctcttgttcTGCTTTTTTAATAATTGGAGTGACTTGTAATATCTCaatatacatacatattatatatagaaGTCTCTTTTCCTTTCTCCCTTATAAAGAATTAACTGATTAAAATTCTGATATATTTCTACTTCGTCGCCAACTTATGGTGATTTATTGACTAAAAATTACGTTGTGGAATTATGGTTTAAATGATCTCATTATAATTCTAAcactagatctcgacccgcgcaaccgcgcgggtgtttattttcatttatttttatataaatattttatttttaattttacattggtatatatattagtataatatatatgaggtgtgtctatcattttttaaaacataataattttattgtatataattttttattgaattggtTGTTTTCAGATCACGTTTTTGGCTTGGAAAAGattgataattatttaattcCTACAATGTAGTAAACATATTATTAGTTCCTATAATCTAGAAAGTAAGTTATTTAGATCTATAATAATGtaagattataaattaaatgtaacatgactttctagtaataggtccattaggtccattttttaaaaaatcacacatgagtcaaagttgtgacttctcttttaatatataagatggttAATTTACCtgttgtaaatattttttagatggCATGATACACTTCTCTCTtctttaaattttagaaattacTTTATTACAATCTTtagttatgttttttaaaataaaagattcaaAATTATTGTTACAGCATCGTAAATTATGGGTTATATTGCAGCATAAAATAAATTGTCAAACAAACCTTGAAATAGTGTAAGATTGTGGTTTAGGAAATTcggataattattatatttaaaacattttgaaaaaattgAGGAAGGTTACGGTTTGGGTGTCATTGTAAGAGAAACGGTGAAATGTGGGCACATGCGGGTGTGGTCAGGGGGCCACCTCAGAGTCTTTCTCGTGTCTCTCTGATGGCTTTAAgacaaaaccttttttttatttcttatcaTTAAACTCatgatttttttgtatttaaacaaCCTAAGCGGCTAAGCTAAGCCTTCACTATTTTTCTTCCATCTATCTTTACCTCGAATATTAGTTTACATACGTACTACCTGTCTACCCATTAGAGGTACAAGAAAACATTACTAAATTTATTTCAGTCTTATAATTTTATGTCaacttttgttttctataatgtatgatttaaagtgtttttttttgttaaaggtgACTAAAAGTGtgatatatcaaatatattttaatacatgATTTGATAATGTAACAGTTAATATAAACATTAACATAGTTTGAACTTTGATCAACCAAATTAATCATCTCGTGTATATGTGTGTAATGTTTTACACTATATATgatcaaatttacaaaaataatagaaattgCGGTACAATTAATGGAAAAAGTAATagtaattttcaataattataGGAAATAATTTTTGTCttcacaaattaaaatataaacaataaaaaattacataaacacaaaatatcttttAGCGTTTCTTCTAGAAATGTTTTTTAATAAGGAAAAACAAACAGTTGACCATAAAAACAaactattttctaaaataagatataattattatttattaaaaggaAATACAAACATTTTCATTTAAAACAACTAAGTTCAGTTGTACACGTATGCTTAGTAGTATTAAAGAGTATTAACTCAATTATTAACatttaaatttatgatttttaagtATATTGTTTAACATATAGATATAAGAGTATAATGTTATTTTGCATAAATATAGTTAAAACTCATATGCACGTGTGCTCCAGTAGATAATTAACCCACAAGCTGTATTTTTGACTCTACTAAAaaggtaaaaaccaaaaatattagtaataaaataaatatttttataatttcattgtagtttttctttttctttcatttttttgacAACTAAGCAATTCATTTTTAtgcttttttatattatttgttttttcccttgtaatttttttttttaaatgccaCTTGTAGCTGCAAAGACATATGAGTCTCCGTGGACCAAAACGTGAAACGGACATTTGGGTCTCCGTGAATTATCCACACGCGCACCTTACTACCATTGTTTTAATCATAAAAATCACGCGTCACCAATGTACGCTGCACTTCACATGAGTTAGCTTTACAACTCaacttcttgttgttgtttgtGATAATATAATGACAATTTTAGTCAAAATCATTAATCTAATTAAAAAGCATGTATAATCTGATATAACTATATAAGCATCATAGTAACCGTTTAATATAGAAATCATTAAGCTAACAAAAATGTAGAAAATTAACACATTATTGACCATTTtagctaaaacaatattgtaccgaactaaattaatagatatttAAAAGATGACTGAAATTGTAGATGATTTTTTCAACTGTAACAATCCAATCCAATCGTAGATGATATTTCATTCATTGCAAATAAAAAAACTCGTAGATTTGTTCTTTCTTCAAATGGTCATTCTAAAATAACTAATCTGATAAACCTTAAGATAGGTTTTTTACATAAATGATTTTGTCACTCCCATGTAGCAGAGATCATGGAATTGGCAACACCAGATTGCTCCAAGGTTAAGTTAGATTCATACTCCAACGTCTTTGATTCACCTGGAATCGCCTGTGTTAGCTTCAGTGGCTTCTCCCTCTCTGATTCCTCAAGCTGAGAGTAGCAGAAAGACCAGAGAAGCTACAAtggaaacaacaacaacaacaagatctTAGAAAATCtcagacaaacaaacaaaaagaacacAAGAATCAATGTTGTTTCTAACCTGAATTGAATCAGTTTTGAGGAAGTTCCTCTGGAGCCTTTGTCCATTTGGTAAACGTATCCCAACTCTGCATTGAACACTCCGGTCACCTCCCTTTGGTTCTTCAGGCAGAGGTGGGTACGTAGGCAGCACCGTTGCTTCAACAGCTGCTTCTTCAGGCGTTGTTATTGGTGATGTATCATCAGAAGAAGACTCTTTCATGCCGTTGTTTTCCAAGGAAGCAGCCAATGCTTGTTgcgtctcttcttcttcttcatctttggGTTTGGAATGAGGAGCCAATGAGAAGCTACCTCTTGGATGTTTCCTTGAGAGAGAAGCAAAGTGTGTACCAGGACCACCGTCCAAGAACGGCACTAAAGACTCTAGCAAAGTCTCTGGTTCGACCATTCCAGACCACATTCTCATCTTCTGACCAGTTGTGGGATCGATTACAAGCACCACAGGAATGGATTCTACCTTGTAGTATGTACACACCTTCCTTCCTTCCGTGATATCATCATAGGCTTGCCAGAAGATGAAGTTGGCTTTGATCGTCTGAGAAACAGCTTCATTTGCCCAAGTATCTCTATTTAGCTTTCAgaaacaaacacacacaaacaaaaaaaggatGTGAGTAACTGAGAGTAATGTTAACTAATCATATGATAATCAAACTAAAACTAATCATGTTAGAGAGTAACCATATGAGAGCTGAACTCAGTGGTGGACTGAAGGTTAACGAGAAGCCATTTATCTTCAGCAATAGACGTAATTTTTacctaaaccaaaaaaaaaaaaaaatcatacagaGAGGTTTAGAGTAAGGAAGCAAGCAGACAaacaataagtaaaaaaaaaaaggtaaagaaCTTTGTAGAGAACCTGTTCAAAGGAGCCATGAGTCATCAGATGAAAAGGAGGACGGTACAACGAGGCCAAGCTATGCCGAGGACCTGATGTAGAAGCTGAGGAGGCAACCTCATCAGGTTCCCAAACTCCAGAGCGTTTTGGCTCTTCGCTGAAGTCAAGGAAATCAATCAAAGAAGCTAGTTCACGCTCATAGTTTCCCTCATAATACATAGAGTCACGATAAAGAGTCTCCGTCACAACAGGCAAAGGAGCACGGACTCCATCTGCATCGTTACGTTTCCTTTCACGTCGTGCGCGAGCAGCCGCcctatagaaatataaaatcaaacCATCAGGTTGAACAAACCAAAACGAACAATACTTtacaacaaaataattaaataacattaACATACCTCCGAGATCGTCTACCCATGGGATGAGTGTGTGTACCAGACGCAAGCATACTACCACCTTCGCCTCCAGCGTAGAAAAGCTGAACAGCTTCATTAAGATTCCAGCTCGTTGCCTTTTGACAGCAAAATTATACTATGTTAGTAGTTTTACAcaagtgaaaaaaaaacaaaatatataaaaatagaaaatctaTTATCATTCTGCAACCAACCAATAAGTATAAACAAAGTCATATGAAGAAGTAACAATGATCATACAAAGATAGaaacttcaaacaaaaaaaaaatcaacttataAACCTTTGATCACAATGCAGACAGATCAACTTATAAACCTTTAACTTAGTGTTAAAGCTCATTCACACAGATCAGACAAAGTTTTTTGAGCAAACGGACCAACCTGTAAGAACTGTCGAGCGGTTTTAGCTGTCTGCCCGACAGCGATGTCAAGGAAAGAAGAGACTAAACTCTGTTGGTCCCTCGAAGAGAGCATTCTCTCCATAGCTTCTGAAGTCTCTGACAACCTTGTAGGAGAAAAAACCTTTTGATATCTCAGAAACACCAAAAAGGAAAAGACGAGTTGTTCGAATAATCTAGGGGAAATAAGATAAATTCAGAGTTTATAGGCCAAGTAATAGCACTTTCCCCAGAAGATTAGGATTAAATAAGAAAGCTGTAGGGTTAAATCCTAAgcggaggaggagaaggattgAAATACGATTAAATTTGATCCCGCTGCCACAATATACATGCATacatatttgtaatatttggaAAAGACTATACTAACCACCATAGGTCTAGtgttgaaagaaaaaaagaaaaaccataAGTCTAGTGATTGATCATTGCCGCTAATGGGCTTTGTTTATGAAATTGGGCAATCAATAAATTTAAGAGTAATTGCACTCTACACATAAGAAAGATCGTATAATTAGCAATATGCACTTTTTTTACTTCCTTAGGTTTCATCGATAATCTTATGACCGTTATACCCCTATTGTTTAAACGATTTTTATGTAGTCCATATATTCTTGTAGATAATATTTCTGATAACCCAtgttgatatattttattatttttaaaaagtttcctTTAAGCGTTAAAATCTAGACATTCGAAAggcatctcttcttcttctctttattATCAACTGTTTGTCTCTTCATTGATCTATATCCAACACATTTCAtatcttaaaatcaaaattgaTCCAAGCGGCAGTGTAATGTCGCCTCCATTTTTTCCTTGTAAATGTCGTCCGGTTACATTTTGGTGGTGCTTCTTTTCTTCATCTTCTAATTCGTTCGGATTATGCGGCGGACTTCTAGAAAAGCTTCGGGGGTTCTGGTGGCTCGTCGGTAGTAGGCGGGGGCTTTGCTTGAGGACGGTGGAGCGGACAGCCGATTCCGCAAGTCAATCATCAGGATCCCTAAGGTTTGTCTCGATTGTTGAGAGGTGCTCGTTTGACGGCGGATCTATCCATGGAGATGGCGGTTCTCCTGATGATGATTCCTTTCTGGTGTGGTTTCTTCTTAACCAGTGCGTAAGAGGAGGAGCACGTGACTCTTCGGACTTGTGAGAAGGTCGAGACCCTTCGCAATCAACGGCGGAAGAGTCTGGGAGTCGTGTGTTCTTTATGGCTCTGATGTTATGTGGCCGCGGGACCCCTCCGAGATGGCTTAGCTTTGAAGGTACACCGGTGACGGTTCTAATGGCTGGCATGGACACTCCGCTGTAGTGATGTTCCAGATAACTTGATTCGCTGGCCGTCGGTGTCCGTCGGAGGTGGAGGCTCCGCCTCTTTCGTCTTCTTCCCCACATCTCTTCTAGTTCGCTTTAGATTTTTGTTTAGGTGTGTTTCTTCATTTTTCCGTGTAACCTAGCAATTTCCGTTTCACCAGAGCTCCGGTCTATCTATGTTCTGATTTTTTCCTAGGGGcttgatatatatttaactgttacaaatagagtttttttatttttttgaactgaTTCTCTGTTACAAGTAGAGTTAACAAACCAAAACGACCAGACCCCTTGCTAAACTCTCCATTTCAAGAGTCCCGGATAAAAGATTAAACATTCTGCTATCATCCAAGTTCGATTAATAAAATGTTTAGACTTAACAAAAACAAACTATCAGGCTAACACACCAAGTAACTGACCAACGAAGATGCAACCCTGCAACAGATACTTCATTACACCAACGGTTACAAGTGAATTTAGCAAACCAAAACGACCAGACACATTGCTAAACTCTCGTTTTAACTGTccagagaaaaataaaatagatactGCTATCTTCAAAGGTCTGTTAGACTGTTACTAAATTGTTTAGCCTTCACAAAAACAAGCCAGACTCGCTAACACAACAAGTCACCGACCAAATGAAGATGCAACCCTGCAAACACACACTTTATtactaaaaaacaaaaaaaaactttcatacAGAGATGCTACCAGCTTTTCACTCCTCATCAACATATTTCAGCACCCACCATCTGTGATTCTCCCTTCAAAGGATGTCTATTTTCCCCTCTCACAACCATTCCTTGTCCCCACTCCTTTCGGTTACTAGTCAAAGCTAGCTTCATCATTTGTGGCCGACTGTTAGCATCAGAGTTTGGATCTCGTGTTTTTGTGTTGTTCCTCTCAACTGATTCTAAGGGGTCTGAATCCAATTCTTCACCGTCACTTCTCTTTTGTTCTTGATAGCTAATATTATGTTTTGCTGAAGTCTGAAGGTTTTATccagataataatatttttaagaaacattCTCCATACTTTCTTAGAGCACTGCTCTCTTATTTAATTACACAGCTAATTTTCATTTGTTGTAATCTACAAAAGGCCTGTTTGCTCATATAACTACAACATTATACGAAGagagaattttatttaaatataacatatcgATTCGTATCGTACTCCTTACATCCCAAAACTGGATTAAGCTACAAACAGAGCAGACAAACAAATGCTAAAATAACctttaatatatttaacatGCTAATGAAAATCTTAACCGCAGCTACACAGAATGGAGTTTTCTAATCTCGTTCCTTCACCTGTTGCCGTCAAGACCAAGCCTGCTCCGGAGCGCCCGCGGCCACAGACACCGGCTTCCGAAACCGTCGCTGCCGCCACTGCTCAAGACACCGCTGTCTCAAAGTCCGAACCACCACGAACTACCCCTCACTCATGTCTGAGGGAACCACCATCCCTTTTAACACATCCACCGAGATTCACTTTCATCGGTGACAAACCTCTGCTCCGGTGACTAACACGCAGTCTCTGGCTCCTCCCCCCGCCGTCCTTGAAACGGAGATTGCATGCATTTTTACCGACGAGCCCTGATTCTCTTTTACATGCAGCTGTTCCTGTCAGAATTTTCAGTTCTCTCATTTGCCAATTTTCTCATAGCCAAGCCACACATAACTAGGGAAGGGGATAATACCTAGaacctatttttttattttgtttaaattgaCGGAAGGACAGTTTTGTAATTTACACTCTGCTAGTGGCAATCTAAAGCCCACATAAAATGTACCATAGGTAGTTTCCTAATTACTCACTTCTATTTGGATTTTGAGCCAATTCACTCTAAATTTAACTATCGAGTTCATTTTAAGATATTATCCCTCcttattagtttttttaatcaTATGAAATCTGTTGCTCATTAACTTGTTGTATACTAAAAGCCTTATCAATGTTTAAAAATCTCTAAGCATGTTTAGGTAGGTGTCTAAGCCGGTGTTTCAAATGTCTAGACACTTTTTGAAAAACCGTTTTGTCCATATCTGATTTGCCAACTAACCAACTAAGCATAAGCTTAAACACCGTCTAAacctacgttgcacggaagcttcatcggacgtccgcttcctTCTTCGGAACcagaatcggaatcggaaccttgtggaagcttacgGAATCTCGTTTCCAAaacatttctaaaatattctctttaaaaacacattggaagcttacgattccgaTTTGGAATCACacttctatttaaaaaaaaaacacaatgtcttatattaatatgaatataaaattatagtttttaatttatatataatccaagttttaatagtattgaatagagagaatagaaatatacaaatattaaaactaatactataaattatctttatgcattgaggt
It encodes:
- the LOC103836068 gene encoding plant UBX domain-containing protein 7-like isoform X1; its protein translation is MERMLSSRDQQSLVSSFLDIAVGQTAKTARQFLQATSWNLNEAVQLFYAGGEGGSMLASGTHTHPMGRRSRRAAARARRERKRNDADGVRAPLPVVTETLYRDSMYYEGNYERELASLIDFLDFSEEPKRSGVWEPDEVASSASTSGPRHSLASLYRPPFHLMTHGSFEQVKITSIAEDKWLLVNLQSTTEFSSHMLNRDTWANEAVSQTIKANFIFWQAYDDITEGRKVCTYYKVESIPVVLVIDPTTGQKMRMWSGMVEPETLLESLVPFLDGGPGTHFASLSRKHPRGSFSLAPHSKPKDEEEEETQQALAASLENNGMKESSSDDTSPITTPEEAAVEATVLPTYPPLPEEPKGGDRSVQCRVGIRLPNGQRLQRNFLKTDSIQLLWSFCYSQLEESEREKPLKLTQAIPGESKTLEYESNLTLEQSGVANSMISATWE
- the LOC103836067 gene encoding protein indeterminate-domain 6, chloroplastic, with amino-acid sequence MSSSYNNSISSSSTQSFLLVSAATGANNSNREETAMTMIQQPNSVAPLPPPKKRRNQPGNPNPDAEVIALSPKTIMATNRFLCEVCNKGFQREQNLQLHRRGHNLPWKLKQKSKQEVIRRKVYLCPEPTCVHHDPSRALGDLTGIKKHYYRKHGEKKFKCEKCSKRYAVQSDWKAHSKTCGTKEYRCDCGTIFSRRDSYITHRAFCDALIQESTRNPTVSFTAMAAAAGGGGSRPGFYGSAASALSHNHFGNNSNTSFAPLAAGYNLNRSSTEKFEAFLPQSSNPNPGPTNFLMQCPSNQGFLSQNDQTLMNQHGLISLGDNINNNNNNNSLFNLGYFQDNTKNTDHTSVPSLFTNADNNDPSALLRGLTSSSSSSAVVNDFGDSDNGNFQGLMNSLAATTDHQGRSGSSLFDLHFGNNLSMGGSDRLTLDFLGVSGGNVSNVNGSGRSGAPLDVDMKFPRPNNPFEKS
- the LOC103836068 gene encoding plant UBX domain-containing protein 7-like isoform X2, producing the protein MERMLSSRDQQSLVSSFLDIAVGQTAKTARQFLQATSWNLNEAVQLFYAGGEGGSMLASGTHTHPMGRRSRRAAARARRERKRNDADGVRAPLPVVTETLYRDSMYYEGNYERELASLIDFLDFSEEPKRSGVWEPDEVASSASTSGPRHSLASLYRPPFHLMTHGSFEQVKITSIAEDKWLLVNLQSTTEFSSHMLNRDTWANEAVSQTIKANFIFWQAYDDITEGRKVCTYYKVESIPVVLVIDPTTGQKMRMWSGMVEPETLLESLVPFLDGGPGTHFASLSRKHPRGSFSLAPHSKPKDEEEEETQQSSSDDTSPITTPEEAAVEATVLPTYPPLPEEPKGGDRSVQCRVGIRLPNGQRLQRNFLKTDSIQLLWSFCYSQLEESEREKPLKLTQAIPGESKTLEYESNLTLEQSGVANSMISATWE